One Rosa chinensis cultivar Old Blush chromosome 3, RchiOBHm-V2, whole genome shotgun sequence DNA window includes the following coding sequences:
- the LOC112193261 gene encoding EEF1A lysine methyltransferase 1 isoform X2, translating into MEQDLLPNSISGHQNDDDDAPTLSLQALEALKEFLTEQSQSSNDTAAEADSAPALISEDWRMSQFWYDHHTAQTLAEEVLTLCKSDSTRVACVACPSLYAYLKSIDSHVSVQLLEYDRRFEQYGSDFTFYDYNQPEDLPLELKHGFDVVVADPPYLSQECLEKVAKTVSFLARSEKPYLLLLTGRHCPFYFPECLAVDG; encoded by the exons ATGGAACAAGACCTCCTCCCCAATtcaatctccggccaccaaaacgaCGATGATGACGCACCGACTTTAAGCCTTCAAGCCTTAGAAGCTCTCAAGGAGTTCCTCACCGAGCAAAGCCAGTCCTCAAACGACACCGCCGCCGAAGCAGACTCGGCGCCGGCTTTGATCTCGGAGGACTGGCGGATGAGCCAGTTCTGGTACGACCACCACACGGCCCAAACCCTAGCCGAAGAGGTCCTCACTCTCTGCAAATCGGACTCCACTCGAGTCGCCTGCGTCGCTTGTCCCTCGCTCTACGCCTATCTCAAG AGTATTGATTCTCATGTGTCTGTACAACTGCTGGAGTATGATAGAAGGTTTGAGCAATACGGGAGTGATTTCACGTTTTATGATTACAACCAACCAGAAGACTTGCCTTTGGAGCTAAAGCATGGCTTTGATGTTGTAGTTGCTGATCCTCCTTATCTG AGTCAAGAGTGCTTGGAGAAAGTCGCTAAAACTGTTTCGTTTCTTGCACGATCAGAAAAACCTTACTTGCTCCTCCTCACAGGTAGACATTGCCCATTTTACTTCCCAGAATGT TTGGCTGTTGATGGGTGA
- the LOC112193261 gene encoding EEF1A lysine methyltransferase 1 isoform X1 yields the protein MEQDLLPNSISGHQNDDDDAPTLSLQALEALKEFLTEQSQSSNDTAAEADSAPALISEDWRMSQFWYDHHTAQTLAEEVLTLCKSDSTRVACVACPSLYAYLKSIDSHVSVQLLEYDRRFEQYGSDFTFYDYNQPEDLPLELKHGFDVVVADPPYLSQECLEKVAKTVSFLARSEKPYLLLLTGEVQKERAAELMGLLPCGFRPRHSSKLGNEFRLFTSYDPGTRLGGWDN from the exons ATGGAACAAGACCTCCTCCCCAATtcaatctccggccaccaaaacgaCGATGATGACGCACCGACTTTAAGCCTTCAAGCCTTAGAAGCTCTCAAGGAGTTCCTCACCGAGCAAAGCCAGTCCTCAAACGACACCGCCGCCGAAGCAGACTCGGCGCCGGCTTTGATCTCGGAGGACTGGCGGATGAGCCAGTTCTGGTACGACCACCACACGGCCCAAACCCTAGCCGAAGAGGTCCTCACTCTCTGCAAATCGGACTCCACTCGAGTCGCCTGCGTCGCTTGTCCCTCGCTCTACGCCTATCTCAAG AGTATTGATTCTCATGTGTCTGTACAACTGCTGGAGTATGATAGAAGGTTTGAGCAATACGGGAGTGATTTCACGTTTTATGATTACAACCAACCAGAAGACTTGCCTTTGGAGCTAAAGCATGGCTTTGATGTTGTAGTTGCTGATCCTCCTTATCTG AGTCAAGAGTGCTTGGAGAAAGTCGCTAAAACTGTTTCGTTTCTTGCACGATCAGAAAAACCTTACTTGCTCCTCCTCACAG GAGAGgtgcagaaagagagagcagCTGAGCTCATGGGATTGCTTCCATGTGGTTTTAGGCCTCGGCACTCCAGCAAACTAGGAAATGAGTTTCGGCTGTTCACAAGTTATGATCCTGGGACTAGATTAGGAGGGTGGGACAATTAG
- the LOC121052157 gene encoding uncharacterized protein LOC121052157 isoform X1 — protein sequence MCQWNLTRKWYRRTSDTDRSLRFRLDRGFASGSVYLTSVNPFYYDAAQFNFLEAVPLLKKAIVKKRVEQFKRPQSDCKICVRILQFCSFLRLNCSQKAWRSGFFHRRAIDSLLQNN from the exons ATGTGCCAATGGAATTTGACAAGGAAATGGTACAGAAGGACATCGGACACCGACAGAAGCCTGAGGTTTAGGTTAGATAGAGGTTTTGCATCCGGAAGCGTCTATCTAACTTCAGTTAACCCATTTTATTATGATGCAGCCCAATTCAACTTTTTG GAGGCGGTTCCATTGTTGAAGAAGGCGATCGTGAAGAAGAGGGTCGAGCAGTTCAAGAGGCCCCAAAGCGACTGCAAGATCTGCGTCAGG ATCTTACAGTTTTGCAGTTTTCTAAGGTTGAATTGCTCCCAAAAGGCTTGGAGATCGGGTTTCTTTCACAGAAG GGCAATTGATTCCCTTCTTCAAAACAACTGA
- the LOC121052157 gene encoding uncharacterized protein LOC121052157 isoform X2, with product MCQWNLTRKWYRRTSDTDRSLRFRLDRGFASGSVYLTSVNPFYYDAAQFNFLEAVPLLKKAIVKKRVEQFKRPQSDCKICVRFCSFLRLNCSQKAWRSGFFHRRAIDSLLQNN from the exons ATGTGCCAATGGAATTTGACAAGGAAATGGTACAGAAGGACATCGGACACCGACAGAAGCCTGAGGTTTAGGTTAGATAGAGGTTTTGCATCCGGAAGCGTCTATCTAACTTCAGTTAACCCATTTTATTATGATGCAGCCCAATTCAACTTTTTG GAGGCGGTTCCATTGTTGAAGAAGGCGATCGTGAAGAAGAGGGTCGAGCAGTTCAAGAGGCCCCAAAGCGACTGCAAGATCTGCGTCAGG TTTTGCAGTTTTCTAAGGTTGAATTGCTCCCAAAAGGCTTGGAGATCGGGTTTCTTTCACAGAAG GGCAATTGATTCCCTTCTTCAAAACAACTGA